One part of the Malus sylvestris chromosome 2, drMalSylv7.2, whole genome shotgun sequence genome encodes these proteins:
- the LOC126613944 gene encoding probable disease resistance protein At5g66900 isoform X3 — protein sequence MISCLITNNNQGMDGADDPSGSVFNALHEVLMELIAKNVRIKPLLKDIKSRLDSLEPLLKYIEKDIEKSKKLDLPVVELENLEVHLEEGIELVQKCIKIRRWTTYKRYKYSNKLTGWDKSLQRLLEKLDVQGIRDMKDSPVLVKNIEKAVSKIQSNLGIPKQPDSETWCAAPELPPLVVGLDFPLKELKRKLLKDEKVSMVVLTAPGGCGKTTLATKFCQDKDVKDTFKDNIFFVTVSKKPKLENIVQDLYQRKGFQVPTFQNEVSTVTWLQHFLKKEGQNPILFVLDDVWSGSESLVQKFDQFKMENYKFLVTSRSEFRGYGSPYYLRSLDRDNAMKLFHHSASLGDKSSHIPKVLAEKIVERCKGFPLAITVVGRSLCGEPIEIWQKRELEWSKGFSILDSETELLLCLERSLDAIDKEIIKECFLDLGSFPEDQRIPVAALIDIWAELYDVDTDIECIANLYELTKRSLANLVVTRKDNMVGDGYYSEHFVTHHDVVRELAIYNTKKGPVEHRKKLIIDICGDNLPKWWREQKHQPMKARLISITTDEGFSTKWHDMQMPEAKVLVLNFQTKNYALPESLVNMDELKAVIVTNYGFLPAELSNFQLLSSLPNLKRIRLERISIPSITNNPKQLAGLKKISLFMCNIGQAFNNGSISISSAFPNLEEMNIDYCSDLIELPVEVCDLNKLKKLGVTSCHKLSALPERIGKLENLEMLRLRSCTELSKLPPSMKNLGKVNFLDISDCFNIKVLPEDIGEMSSLRKINMRQCSRLQELPPSVMDLEQLEEVVCDEETKYLWESFSSCLNNLKIIVTKENINLNWLHKTQF from the exons AATCAAGGAATGGATGGAGCAGACGACCCTTCCGGATCAGTATTCAATGCGCTGCATGAGGTCCTCATGGAGCTGATCGCCAAGAATGTAAGGATTAAGCCCCTCCTCAAAGACATCAAATCCAGGTTAGACTCTTTGGAACCATTGTTGAAATATATAGAAAAAGATATAGAAAAATCCAAGAAATTGGATCTTCCGGTTGTGGAACTGGAAAACTTAGAAGTGCATTTGGAAGAGGGCATAGAGCTCGTTCAAAAGTGCATAAAGATTCGACGGTGGACCACATACAAACGGTACAAATACTCCAACAAGCTGACTGGATGGGATAAATCTCTTCAACGACTTTTGGAAAAGCTAGACGTTCAGGGAATAAGGGATATGAAGGACAGCCCGGTTTTGGTGAAGAATATAGAGAAGGCGGTCAGCAAAATTCAATCGAATCTGGGGATACCAAAACAACCCGACAGTGAAACTTGGTGTGCAGCACCTGAACTTCCACCGCTTGTGGTTGGGTTGGATTTTCCTCTAAAGGAATTGAAGAGGAAGCTTCTAAAGGACGAAAAGGTATCAATGGTTGTGCTGACTGCTCCCGGAGGATGTGGGAAAACCACTTTGGCTACAAAGTTTTGTCAAGACAAGGATGTCAAAG ATACATTCAAGGATAATATCTTCTTTGTCACGGTTTCAAAAAAGCCTAAATTGGAAAACATTGTTCAAGATCTATATCAACGAAAGGGTTTCCAGGTACCTACTTTCCAAAACGAAGTTAGTACAGTGACGTGGCTGCAACATTTTCTTAAGAAAGAAGGGCAGAATCCTATACTGTTTGTCCTGGATGATGTTTGGTCTGGATCAGAATCCCTTGTGCAGAAGTTTGATCAATTCAAAATGGAAAATTACAAGTTTTTGGTGACATCTAGGTCTGAATTTCGGGGATATGGTTCCCCTTATTATTTGCGATCATTGGATCGTGACAATGCGATGAAACTTTTTCATCATTCAGCATCCCTTGGAGATAAGAGCTCTCATATTCCAAAAGTTCTTGCAGAAAAG ATAGTCGAACGTTGCAAGGGATTTCCGCTTGCTATTACAGTGGTGGGGAGATCGCTTTGCGGGGAGCCTATAGAGATATGGCAAAAAAGAGAACTTGAATGGTCTAAAGGTTTTTCTATTCTTGATTCAGAGACTGAATTGCTGCTCTGCCTTGAACGAAGCTTGGATGCCATAGATAAAGAAATCATCAAGGAATGTTTCTTAGACTTGGGTTCATTTCCAGAAGACCAAAGAATCCCTGTTGCTGCCCTCATTGATATCTGGGCAGAGTTATATGATGTAGATACAGATATAGAGTGCATTGCAAACCTCTATGAGCTAACCAAACGTAGTCTAGCTAATCTTGTTGTTACAAG GAAGGACAATATGGTGGGGGACGGGTACTACAGTGAGCACTTTGTTACCCATCATGATGTTGTTAGGGAGCTGGCTATCTACAACACAAAAAAAGGACCAGTAGAACATAGAAAAAAACTGATTATTGACATATGTGGAGACAATCTTCCAAAATGGTGGAGAGAACAAAAGCATCAGCCAATGAAGGCCCGCTTAATATCCATAACAACTG ATGAAGGGTTTTCAACAAAGTGGcacgacatgcaaatgccagaagctAAGGTTTTAGTATTGAATTTCCAGACAAAGAATTATGCCTTACCCGAATCTTTGgtgaacatggatgaattgaaggCTGTGATAGTCACAAATTATGGTTTCTTACCTGCTGAATTGAGTAACTTTCAACTTTTGAGTTCGTTACCAAATCTTAAGAGAATCAGATTAGAACGCATCTCAATTCCTTCTATAACCAACAATCCCAAACAATTGGCGGGTCTGAAGAAGATATCCTTGTTCATGTGTAACATTGGTCAAGCTTTCAACAACGGTTCCATCTCAATCTCATCAGCATTCCCAAATCTAGAGGAAATGAACATCGACTATTGCAGTGATTTAATTGAATTGCCCGTCGAGGTTTGTGATCTTAATAAACTAAAGAAGCTCGGTGTCACTAGCTGTCATAAACTATCTGCCTTGCCTGAAAGGATTGGAAAGTTGGAAAATTTAGAAATGTTAAGGCTAAGATCCTGCACAGAACTGTCAAAGCTTCCACCCTCAATGAAGAACCTGGGAAAGGTAAACTTTCTTGACATATCTGATTGCTTCAACATCAAGGTGTTGCCCGAAGACATTGGTGAAATGAGTAGTTTAAGAAAGATCAACATGAGACAATGTTCAAGGTTGCAAGAGCTGCCTCCATCAGTCATGGATCTTGAGCAGTTAGAGGAAGTGGTCTGTGATGAAGAGACAAAATATTTGTGGGAGTCTTTCTCGTCGTGTCTCAACAACCTGAAGATTATTGTGACCAAAGAGAATATCAACCTAAATTGGCTCCACAAGACTCAGTTCTGA